GCCCTCTGCACAGCTCtgtgacctctctgggcttcagcctcccacctctgcagccAGGAGCGCAGCTGGACCGTCTCCGAAGACCCTTGCAGCCCTGAAAAAGGAGAGGCCGGATTCCGCCTCCAGTGATGTCATGACCGGCACCCTGTGGCCGGGAGGTGGGACAGCTGTAGTGTAGGCGCCGTCCTCTGAGTAcaggctgtgtgcccttgggtaagttgcttaacctctctgcaaTTGGCACCCTCACTCCAGACCTTGCAggttcactgagcctgtgcaaatGCTGTGGCGGTGCCTCGTTCCATGGGGCTTGTTGGAGAACCTCCCCACGCCCTCTGGCACCGGATAAGCAAGGTTCCTATCCATCTGTGCCCTCACCATGAGCTTGCTTGCAAACCAGGGAGCCTTTCTCCAGGAGCTTGTTGGGAGCTCAAGGATTCTCTGTGCACAAATGTCAGTGTGGAGAGAGCGATCATAAAGGACACCGTTCGGGAAGCCCGAGCTAGGAGCGGGGCCACTATCTGGCTTATTCCCCCTCAttgaaattaatcttttttatcgaaaggaggaaatgaaatctcCGAGAGTATCAGTGACTTGCCAGGTCAGGAAGTGGCGTGCTGGCTGTGAACCCGAGTGCCTGACACCGACACCCACGCACGCAGAACGGGCCGGCTCCTGAAATGCCCCCCTTCACACAGGGCACCTGTGGGCAATCTTGCTCCTGACTTCTGAGCCAcgtgtctcctctttctctccgaGTGCCCATCAACTAGGCGTTCCCTCCCCAGACCGCCAGGGGGCGCAACACCTGAAATATATTACCTGTTCCCTCAGCACACACTTCTTGCTAATAAACAGCACCAGGCCCTCCGCACTGCAGCACCACCATCACTCTGCAGAGGAACACGTGAAGTCCTTCTTCTGAAAGCAAGTCTCAGGGAAACAGCTGGGAAATTCCCACCAAATTCAAATCACTATCGGGGTGTCAAGTAGCCACGGGCTGCATTTGAGGGAAGGGAAGATGTCAGCCTGATCTAGGGAGGAACTTGCGAAGACTCAGAGCCAAGGCCCTGCAGGGAGCTGTCACGGGTGGCGAGTGTCCTGTCAGTAGCCCTGGGCAAGCCAAGACTGATGTTCcctgtggggaggcagggggcagagctGCTCCAGGCGTGTGTGGTCCGCACAGTGGGGCGTCTGTGAAGCGTTCCCAGGACTCGGGCACACCTTCAATGTAAGTGCAGCATATGAAAGCGTCCAGCTTTCAGAATTGCTCCTCCACGTATGAAGGTGATTTGACGTGTTGAAGGGAAAAATGGGTGTCACATATCGTgtccttttctattttatctcaGCGATTCTTTTTACTGACCAGGGTTAAAACGGTGGCAGAAAATACAAATAGGTCTTTCCAGGGTGTTTTAGACGCCAGTCGCGTGTAGAAGTCAAACAAGAGGGGTGTGGGATTCCATCCCCTCTGGGTACTTTTCCAGGCTCTCATCACCGAGGACTGAGTTTGGCAGGGGCccccagagaaggaaaatgagaaatggacAACGTTCTCTGCAATCCATACTCGTAAGGGGAATAGAGGGAGTGTGTCCTCTGTGTGTCCAGTGCCCTATGTCATCTGGCGAGGCTTTCATTTGGAgctgagaaactgaagctcaacttAACCTAAGGGGCTAAGACGCTCCGTGTGcgtgtgttttggggggtgggggggtactcTTTGGTCCAGAGCCGAGGTCTCTGCACGTCCCGTCCAGTTCCCCACGCCAGCCCTGATGGGCACGGCgtctctttgttcaagacagaagaaggaagacAGAGCCAGAATAAAGTCAACAACTTTTATTACAACTCACGTATTTCATAGAAAAAGGAATGTAGCGTCAGGTCCGCTTGTATGAAAAACGGTAAAATGCAGGTTTGTCCTGGTTGCCCTGTTGACACCTGGGGCAGGCTCTCCGCGACATCAGGCACAGCAGCTGCACTTGTCCGAGGCCCCTTTGCAGACGCAGCCCTGGGCACACTTGGCGCAGCCCacggggcagcaggagcagcagcctggGGAGGCAAGGGCAGCGTGCAGTCGGACCACGCGTTGTCCACAACCACCCTTCCCAACACCAGGCCTGGCCCCAGCCGCCCTCAGGCCCAGACCCTGAGTTTACGACGGTGTCCTCTGTCCTGAGAGAATTGCTCTCAGATACTAGGTTCAGGTTGCCTGCCCCATCTGTGCCCAGGACAGGGCACAGCGCCTTGGACAGACAGTGAGCAGGGCCTCTGGGGCAAGAGAAAGCCGGCCCCCAGCACCACCAGTGATGTGAGCCACGTCCTCAGGATCAAAGTGGAGACAAACCCCTcacagagtagctcccgctcgggATAGGGAAGCTCTGGGTTGCTTCGACAGGAAGGGGCTGCACCAGGTCCGAGAAGCCACACACGGTCGCTCGCTCATGTCCCTACAGTGCTTCAGTCCCTGGGAGGATTCAGAAGCGTGCCTCAGGAGGCAGGAGGACTAGTTCTAGTGACAGGTCTGAGGTTGTTGGTTGGTGAcccgtctgggcctcagtctccctgttcTCTAGTGCGCGCCTGGGTCTCGGTCATGTCGAAGGTGATTCCAGCTCTGATTGGGAATCCCTTCCTGGTGAGGGGGGTGCCGGGAAGTTTGGTCCCTGTCCTGCTCCTGCCTGCTGAGCTCTGGGCTCCCTCCTCGCACTCAGCCCACACCCCGCATTGCCAGAGAAGGCCCCGCACACTCACTCTTCTTGCAGGAGGTGCATCTGCAGGCCTTGCAGGTGCAGGAGCCAGCGCAGCTGCAGGAGCCGCCTGCCAGGAAGGGAAAGGCCAGcagtgagcagggagagggatgcaGGAGCTACAGCAGACGGTCAGCAATGCCTCCCTGAGCCCTCCTCCTCCGTCAGGACCCAGTCCTGGGAGCTCGTGTCCACTCAGGCGGATAGAGAAGCCCCAGCTCGTCTCTTCTGGTCCAAGGAGAGTAGGTCCCCTCCTGATGGGACTCCACAGGGAAGGTCccaggctccagacccagcccaggctgactggggctgggggccagggcccatggcctgaaccccaaagaggcagtgtcccctcctcccatccagtcCTGGCAGCTCCGAGGCCTCCTCCAAACACGGGGTCCCGGTCTAGCAATCCCctgaccagctgggtgacctcaagAAGGACAGCCTGGAGCCTCCGTGCCCTCAGTGTCAACAGAGAGGCAAAGGGAGACTGACATGCTCCCAGGGGCCTGGCTACCAAGAAAGCCCCGGACCCGTGACAGGAGTCCTCCTGAGCTCAAACTCAAAACCCTCCCTTGTCGTCCTGTGCCTGGGAAGGGGGCATCCTAAGGCTCAAAGCCAGGGCTCCCTTACCAGTGGGGCAGGAGCACTTGGGGTCCATCTGGAGGAGAAGTGAGGCCCGAGGTCCAAAGCAAGGGGCGAAGCGGCTGCACGGGTCCGGTGGGGGCCGTGTGGGAGCGAGGAGCCCGGGGGCTCAGTTATAGGCCGAGGAGGCGGCCCGGGcgcagaggccccgcccccgccttgCACGCGCCCCGCGGATCCGCGCCCGCGCCCGGGCCCGCGCCCGCGCCGTCCGCAGCGCCCTCAGCGCCCTGGGCCGGGCTGTGAGCAACAGGCGGGGCCGAGCGCACGATTCCACTTCGGGGCCGGCTGGAGCGGAGGAACCGGGTGCCGTGCGGTAAGCGGTGTCCCAGCCCCCTGGCCGCCCCTTCCCAGTGTGCCCGACGGGAGCAGCCACCCTGTTGGCGGGTTGCGCAGGACTCCAGCTCCCGCGTCCTCCGGTCTTCCCCGCCCCGGGCCCCGCGCCGCCGGCCTGCGGGTCGCCGTTTCCTGCAGCCTGAGAACAGCCCCCGCCTCCCGCTCGTGTCCCTGGCTTGGCTGGAGCCGGGGAGCGGTGTCAGAGACGGCAGGCGGCTGTGACCCTCAGCACCGTTTCGCCCAGCCCATGTGTCCTCAGGCGTTGCCAGCCCCGGTCCCCACCACGGTCCTTTGGAAGCATGTTTCCGGTACCGTCTCCTGGAACCGCAGCGCGGTGAACATTGCCTTCAGCCGCTAGTCCTCCTCActtgtgttttcctttcctgaagGGATCATGGCTCATTTCCGCGGGGGCTTCTTTGCCTCAACTTTCCAGGGGGGCTCCTCACTGTAGCCAGTCCACCCCACGCCAGGGTGGAGGTTCCCTAATCATGGGATGCTCCCCAGGGATGGCGTCATTGTAAGTGATAGGCAGACCTGGCGTTAAATAACAAAGCGAGACAAGTGGATAGTTCCCTTTGAGTAGTCCCGACAGTTACTCACCGTGGAGTCCAGGCCAAGCCTTGTTCATCACTTTTGCTCTTTGAACTGTCACACCAACCGGGGAAGGGAGATCCTAGTCAGGAGCCCGTTTCCCAAAGGCCAAACTACCTACAGTACAAGGAGGCTCCGGAGGCAGGCACACGGTGCTGGGGAGTGGTGCCCTGCTTCTGTGCTTTTGTCGCTTCGCAGCTGAGAGAGGGAGTCGGTGAGAAAGCTCCCCTTTGGCCCAGAGCTGTGTCCTCAGCCCGTCTCTACCATGTCCAGCTCAATCCTGGGGGCGACCAGAGTGACAGAATAGGAATGGATTTATGACTTTGTGGCTACCTTCTGACTCTCTCCTTCAGTAGTGTTCAAGAGGTTTCTTTTGGTATAACATATTTCGGAAAATCgctgaaaagaaaatggtcaggaaATCCGGATGCAGGCGACAGCAGAAATGGCAGGATCCTTCTGTATGTGTCAGGAGGACGGCGACTGTGTGACTCACGGCTTTCTACTTGTAGTGTCAACGGCTCTTGGCGGGAAGGCCGGATAACCCTCTCAGGGGAACTGGTCCCAGGCTCACAGGGTTGATGAGGACGGCCCAGAGCACAGAGCTAAACACACCATCCTTGCTTGCGTGTCTGGAAGGAGGACAATGTCTCCTAGGCTAATGATAACacataaataaagagataaataagtgAATCGGTGATCCGATGGATTTACTCACTGAGTGCCCAGTAGGTTCTGACCTTCTTTGCGTGTATTCAATTCTGTAATCCCGAGAGCCAGACACTATTATTTTGCCCTTTAGAGCAGAGGAGACTGAGCCAGAGAGAGGTTATGTCACAGGGCTATATGTGACACAGGTGGGACTGGCCCTCCTGCAGGCTGACTGCAGCCCCCCGCCCAACCGGACACCATGTCATCCCATGAAAGGTGAGAACACGGAACACCTGGCACAGCGGTGGCAGTGGGAAGGCCCTGAGCTGGCAGGCAGAGCCCTCTGCACAGCTCtgtgacctctctgggcttcagcctcccacctctgcagccAGGAGCACAGCTGGACTGTCTCCGAAGACCCTTGCAGCCCTGAAAAAGGAGAGGCCGGATTCCGCCTCCAGTGATGTCATGACCGGCACCCTGTGGCCGGGAGGTGGGACAGCTGTGGTGTAGGCGCCGTCCTCTGAGTAcaggctgtgtgcccttgggtaagttgcttaacctctctgcaaTTGGCACCCTCACTCCAGACCTTGCAggttcactgagcctgtgcaaatGCTGTGGCGGTGCCTCGTTCCATGGGGCTTGTTGGAGAACCTCCCCACGCCCTCTGGCACCGGATAAGCAAGGTTCCTATCCATCTGTGCCCTCACCATGAGCTTGCTTGCAAACCAGGGAGCCTTTCTCCAGGAGCTTGTTGGGAGCTCAAGGATTCTCTGTGCACAAATGTCAGTGTGGAGAGAGCGATCATAAAGGACACCGTTCGGGAAGCCCGAGCTAGGAGCCGGGCCACTATCTGGCTTATTCCCCCTCAttgaaattaatcttttttatcgaaaggaggaaatgaaatctcCGAGAGTATCAGTGACTTGCCAGGTCAGGAAGTGGCATGCTGGCTGTGAACCCGAGTGCCTGACACCAACACCCACGCACGCAGAACGGGCCGGCTCCTGAAATGCCCCCCTTCACACAGGGCACCTGTGGGCAATCTTGCTCCTGACTTCTGAGCCAcgtgtctcctctttctctccgaGTGCCCATCAACTAGGCGTTCCCTCCCCAGACCGCCAGGGGGCGCAACACCTGAAATATATTACCTGTTCCCTCAGCACACACTTCTTGCTAATAAACAGCACCAGGCCCTCCGCACTGCAGCACCACCATCACTCTGCAGAGGAACACGTGAAGTCCTTCTTCTGAAAGCAAGTCTCAGGGAAACAGCTGGGAAATTCCCACCAAATTCAAATCACTATCGGGGTGTCAAGTAGCCACGGGCTGCATTTGAGGGAAGGGAAGATGTCAGCCTGATCTAGGGAGGAACTTGCGAAGACTCAGAGCCAAGGCCCTGCAGGGAGCTGTCACGGGTGGCGAGTGTCCTGTCAGTAGCCCTGGGCAAGCCAAGACTGATGTTCcctgtggggaggcagggggcagagctGCTCCAGGCGTGTGTGGTCCGCACAGTGGGGCGTCTGTGAAGCGTTCCCAGGACTCGGGCACACCTTCAATGTAAGTGCAGCATATGAAAGCGTCCAGCTTTCAGAATTGCTCCTCCACGTATGAAGGTGATTTGACGTGTTGAAGGGGAAAATGGGTGTCACATATCGTgtccttttctattttatctcaGCGATTCTTTTTACTGACCAGGGTTAAAACGGTGGCAGAAAATACAAATAGGTCTTTCCAGGGTGTTTTAGACGCCAGTCGCGTGTAGAAGTCAAACAAGAGGGGTGTGGGATTCCATCCCCTCTGGGTACTTTTCCAGGCTCTCATCACCGAGGACTGAGTTTGGCAGGGGCccccagagaaggaaaatgagaaatggacAACGTTCTCTGCAATCCATACTCGTAAGGGGAATAGAGGGAGTGTGTCCTCTGTGTGTCCAGTGCCCTATGTCATCTGGCGAGGCTTTCATTTGGAgctgagaaactgaagctcaacttAACCTAAGGGGCTAAGACGCTCCGTGTGcgtgtgttttggggggtgggggggtactcTTTGGTCCAGAGCCGAGGTCTCTGCACGTCCAGTCCAGTTCCCCACGCCAGCCCTGATGGGCACGGCgtctctttgttcaagacagaagaaggaagacAGAGCCAGAATAAAGTCAACAACTTTTATTACAACTCACGTATTTCATAGAAAAAGGAATGTAGCGTCAGGTCCGCTTGTATGAAAAACGGTAAAATGCAGGTTTGTCCTGGTTGCCCTGTTGACACCTGGGGCAGGCTCTCCGCGACATCAGGCACAGCAGCTGCACTTGTCCGAGGCCCCTTTGCAGACGCAGCCCTGGGCACACTTGGCGCAGCCCacggggcagcaggagcagcagcctggGGAGGCAAGGGCAGCGTGCAGTCGGACCACGCGTTGTCCGCACCCACCCTTCCCAACAGCAGGCCTGGCCCAGCCGCCCTCAGGCCCAGACCCTGAGTTTAC
This genomic window from Mesoplodon densirostris isolate mMesDen1 chromosome 19, mMesDen1 primary haplotype, whole genome shotgun sequence contains:
- the LOC132480168 gene encoding metallothionein-1E-like; protein product: MDPKCSCPTGGSCSCAGSCTCKACRCTSCKKSCCSCCPVGCAKCAQGCVCKGASDKCSCCA
- the LOC132480232 gene encoding metallothionein-1E encodes the protein MDPNCSCPTGGSCSCAGSCTCKACRCTSCKKSCCSCCPVGCAKCAQGCVCKGASDKCSCCA